A single Mastomys coucha isolate ucsf_1 chromosome X, UCSF_Mcou_1, whole genome shotgun sequence DNA region contains:
- the Zxdb gene encoding zinc finger X-linked protein ZXDB, which translates to MEIPRLLPARGTPQGGGGGCCPAGGGGVHRAPDSLACQVPTRRLLLLRGAQDGGPGPRSAEAQRASRGLGPSLNRLAPRPDHRGGGGRGGGGGGGGGGGGGGGGDDFFLLLLDPVGGDVETVGTEQAGGPVWREEAEAGPGPERRQSGVNPAGRPEAVPRCLPVVPAASPLPAAGPGPGPAAAAAFAGTITIHNQDLLLRFENGVLTLTTPPLPAWEPGVAPFPQQPQPLPGALIAPQAAGFPPAAAAAAAAAQLGDCPELPPDLLLAEPAEPAAGPAPPEEEAEAPAATRSPRGPLGPGPGVVLYLCPEAQCGQTFAKKHQLKVHLLTHSSSQGQRPFKCPLSGCGWTFTTSYKLKRHLQSHDKLRPFGCPVEGCGKSFTTVYNLKAHMKGHEQENSFKCEVCEESFPTQAKLSTHQRSHFEPERPYQCAFSGCKKTFITVSALFSHNRAHFREQELFACSFPGCSKQYDKACRLKIHLRSHTGERPFLCDFDGCGWNFTSMSKLLRHKRKHEDDRRFTCPVEGCGKSFTRAEHLKGHSITHLGTKPFVCPVEGCCARFSARSSLYIHSKKHLQDVGAWKSRCPVPTCNKLFTSKHSMKTHMTKRHNLSQDLLAQLEAANSLTPSSELTSQGQNDLSGAELVSLFSDVPGHSSAAVLDTALVNSGILTIDVASVNSSLAGSLPADNNTNNHSLGQAAADPRALRGAPSDLPQSLDTSLFFGTSVTGYQHSPLDMDDVSAGNVGLFGSLALKNSSLEPQALTPSNKLTVDTEALTPSSTLCENSVSELLTPAKADWNVHPESDFFGHEEETQFGFSHPTGSHGSQKDTDLITVTGTPFLV; encoded by the coding sequence ATGGAAATCCCGAGGCTGCTCCCGGCTCGCGGGACACCAcagggcggcggcggcggctgctgcCCCGCGGGCGGCGGCGGGGTCCACCGAGCCCCGGACTCTCTGGCTTGTCAGGTCCCCACGCGCCGCCTCCTACTGCTCCGGGGGGCCCAAGATGGCGGGCCGGGGCCGCGGAGCGCCGAGGCCCAGAGGGCCTCACGGGGCCTGGGCCCGAGCCTGAACCGGTTGGCGCCGAGGCCCGATCACCGGGGCGGCGGCGGCAGAGGcggaggaggaggcggcggcggcggcggaggaggaggcggcggcggcgacgaCTTCTTCCTGTTGCTGCTTGACCCGGTGGGTGGCGATGTAGAAACAGTGGGCACGGAGCAGGCCGGAGGGCCCGTGTGGAGggaggaggccgaggcaggcccGGGGCCGGAGCGGCGCCAGAGCGGCGTGAACCCAGCGGGCCGGCCCGAGGCGGTACCCCGCTGTCTGCCGGTTGTCCCGGCTGCGTCCCCCCTTCCCGCGGCCGGCCCGGGGCCGggcccggcggcggcggcggccttCGCGGGCACCATCACCATCCACAACCAGGACTTGCTGCTGCGCTTCGAGAACGGCGTCCTCACCCTGACCACGCCCCCGCTGCCCGCCTGGGAGCCGGGGGTCGCGCCGTTCCCGCAGCAGCCACAGCCGCTGCCGGGGGCACTGATCGCCCCGCAGGCCGCCGGGTTtccgcccgccgccgccgccgccgccgccgcggcgcAGCTGGGCGACTGCCCCGAGCTGCCACCAGACCTCCTGCTGGCGGAGCCGGCGGAACCCGCGGCCGGCCCGGCGCCTCCGGAGGAGGAGGCCGAGGCCCCGGCCGCCACCCGGAGCCCCCGCGGGCCTCTGGGCCCGGGCCCGGGCGTGGTGCTGTACCTGTGCCCGGAGGCGCAGTGCGGACAGACCTTCGCCAAGAAGCACCAACTCAAGGTGCACCTGCTGACGCACAGCAGTAGCCAGGGCCAGCGGCCCTTCAAGTGCCCCCTGAGCGGCTGCGGCTGGACCTTCACCACGTCTTACAAGCTCAAGAGACACCTGCAGTCGCACGACAAACTGCGGCCATTTGGCTGCCCGGTGGAGGGCTGCGGCAAGAGCTTCACCACCGTGTACAACCTCAAGGCGCACATGAAGGGGCACGAGCAGGAGAACTCCTTCAAGTGCGAGGTGTGCGAGGAGAGCTTCCCCACGCAGGCCAAGCTCAGCACCCACCAGCGCAGCCACTTCGAGCCCGAGAGGCCTTACCAGTGTGCGTTTTCGGGCTGCAAGAAGACGTTCATTACTGTGAGTGCCCTGTTTTCTCACAACCGCGCCCATTTCAGGGAACAGGAACTCTTTGCCTGCTCTTTCCCTGGCTGCAGCAAGCAGTATGACAAGGCTTGCAGGCTCAAGATCCACCTGCGGAGCCACACCGGGGAGAGACCTTTCCTTTGTGACTTCGACGGCTGTGGCTGGAACTTCACCAGCATGTCCAAACTCCTAAGGCACAAGAGGAAGCACGAAGACGACCGCAGGTTCACCTGTCCAGTAGAGGGCTGTGGGAAGTCCTTCACCAGGGCCGAGCACCTGAAAGGCCACAGCATAACCCACCTGGGCACGAAGCCTTTCGTGTGCCCCGTGGAAGGCTGCTGTGCCAGGTTCTCTGCTCGCAGCAGCCTCTACATCCACTCCAAGAAGCACTTGCAGGACGTGGGTGCGTGGAAGAGCCGCTGCCCGGTCCCCACCTGTAACAAACTCTTCACGTCCAAGCACAGCATGAAGACCCACATGACCAAAAGGCACAACCTCAGCCAGGACCTCTTGGCCCAGCTAGAAGCTGCCAACTCTCTCACACCCAGCAGTGAACTCACCAGCCAGGGGCAGAACGATCTCAGCGGGGCCGAGCTCGTGTCTCTGTTCTCGGATGTGCCTGGCCACAGTTCTGCTGCGGTGCTGGACACGGCCTTGGTCAACTCTGGCATCTTGACCATTGATGTGGCCTCTGTGAACTCGAGCCTCGCAGGAAGTCTCCCTGCCGATAATAATACCAACAACCACTCCTTAGGGCAAGCGGCGGCGGACCCTCGGGCCTTGAGGGGGGCCCCCAGTGACCTTCCCCAGAGTCTGGATACCTCTCTCTTCTTTGGAACCTCGGTGACTGGTTATCAGCACAGCCCCTTAGACATGGACGATGTCTCCGCTGGGAACGTGGGGCTCTTCGGCTCCTTGGCTCTGAAAAACTCGAGCCTGGAGCCCCAGGCCTTGACACCCAGCAATAAGTTAACCGTGGACACGGAAGCTCTGACTCCCTCCAGCACCCTCTGTGAAAACAGTGTCTCCGAGCTACTGACCCCAGCCAAAGCCGATTGGAACGTGCACCCCGAATCTGACTTCTTTGGGCACGAGGAAGAAACCCAGTTCGGATTCTCCCACCCAACAGGAAGCCATGGGTCTCAGAAAGACACAGATCTTATCACGGTGACCGGCACCCCGTTTTTGGTATGA